The following coding sequences lie in one Halorarum halophilum genomic window:
- a CDS encoding ABC1 kinase family protein, with the protein MVTLVSPRAYWRFPLVVYRFLPLIVAYARDRRRFLLFGPSRSVSPAVRRERASVLLDTLLTLGPTFIKLGQILSTRPDVLPPEYIDVLSTLQDDVPPAPWPESREVLEAELGPVEEVFDEFDVDPISGASLGQVYVATYEGQRVAVKVRRPGIEDLVNADLRVIKWSLPVLSRFVGQGQAFSLENLAEEFDRTITQEMDYERERAMLEQIRDNFADEDRIVIPHTVGAASGPRVLTMEYRPGTKISDTAALDRAGIDRTELARTLQEAYLKMIIDDGTFHADPHPGNLSVTDDGRIIFYDFGMSGHVDPFVQDRIVDFYVSIANQDIDGILDALVAMGTLSPEADRAVMADVMELAIADVRGEDIEQYRVQQVIEQVESTIYDFPLRLPQNMALVLRVATVVEGVCVTLDPNFDFIEVATDYLREEGYLEETAERLVRDAARQTRDTAEAIFTVPPKLDSVLDSVQREDLTVNVTLTDESRIIDRLAKRLAYSILTAVGLLSASIVYSFGDTDVEMYLAVAIVVLTLPMAFFLYRSFRTKRRGIQASPQFTRQSMRERQRTSGAEGADVSGGDGAMIPGATTRTGVAESEDGSDVRRK; encoded by the coding sequence GTGGTCACGCTGGTCTCTCCCCGCGCCTACTGGCGGTTCCCGCTCGTGGTGTACCGCTTTCTCCCGCTCATCGTCGCCTACGCCCGCGACCGCCGACGCTTCCTCCTGTTCGGGCCGTCCCGGTCCGTCTCGCCCGCCGTCCGTCGCGAGCGGGCGTCGGTGCTGCTCGACACGCTGTTGACGCTCGGGCCGACGTTCATCAAACTCGGGCAGATCCTCTCCACCCGGCCGGACGTCCTCCCGCCCGAGTACATCGACGTGCTGTCCACGCTCCAGGACGACGTGCCGCCGGCACCCTGGCCCGAGTCCCGGGAGGTGCTGGAGGCGGAACTCGGCCCCGTCGAGGAGGTGTTCGACGAGTTCGACGTCGACCCCATCTCGGGGGCGAGCCTCGGGCAGGTGTACGTCGCCACCTACGAGGGCCAGCGCGTGGCGGTGAAGGTTCGCCGACCGGGGATCGAGGACCTGGTGAACGCCGACCTCCGGGTCATCAAGTGGTCGCTCCCGGTGCTCTCGCGGTTCGTCGGGCAGGGCCAGGCGTTCTCGCTCGAGAACCTCGCGGAGGAGTTCGACCGCACCATCACCCAGGAGATGGACTACGAGCGGGAGCGCGCGATGCTCGAGCAGATCCGCGACAACTTCGCGGACGAGGACCGCATCGTCATCCCCCACACGGTCGGTGCCGCCTCCGGCCCGCGGGTGCTCACGATGGAGTACCGCCCGGGGACGAAGATCAGCGACACGGCCGCCCTCGACCGGGCGGGCATCGACCGGACGGAGCTCGCGCGGACGCTCCAGGAGGCGTATCTCAAGATGATCATCGACGACGGCACCTTCCACGCGGACCCCCACCCGGGGAACCTCTCGGTCACCGACGACGGCCGGATCATCTTCTACGACTTCGGCATGTCGGGCCACGTCGACCCGTTCGTCCAGGACCGAATCGTCGACTTCTACGTCTCGATCGCGAACCAGGACATCGACGGCATCCTGGACGCGCTCGTGGCGATGGGGACGCTCTCGCCGGAGGCCGACCGGGCCGTGATGGCGGACGTGATGGAGCTCGCCATCGCCGACGTGCGCGGCGAGGACATCGAGCAGTACCGGGTCCAGCAGGTGATCGAACAGGTCGAATCCACCATCTACGACTTCCCGCTCCGACTCCCGCAGAACATGGCGCTCGTCCTCCGCGTCGCGACCGTCGTAGAGGGGGTGTGTGTCACCCTCGACCCGAACTTCGACTTCATCGAGGTGGCGACCGACTACCTCCGGGAGGAGGGCTACCTGGAGGAGACCGCGGAACGGCTCGTTCGCGACGCGGCCCGACAGACCCGCGACACCGCGGAGGCTATCTTCACCGTCCCGCCGAAACTCGACTCCGTCCTCGACTCGGTCCAGCGCGAGGACCTGACGGTGAACGTCACCCTGACCGACGAGAGCCGCATCATCGACAGGCTCGCCAAGCGGCTCGCCTACTCCATCCTGACCGCAGTCGGCCTCCTGTCGGCGTCCATCGTCTACTCGTTCGGCGACACGGACGTCGAGATGTACCTCGCTGTCGCCATCGTCGTCCTGACGCTCCCGATGGCGTTCTTCCTCTACCGCTCGTTCCGCACGAAGCGACGCGGCATCCAGGCCAGCCCGCAGTTCACCCGACAGAGCATGCGCGAGCGGCAGCGGACGAGCGGCGCGGAGGGTGCCGACGTGAGCGGGGGTGACGGTGCGATGATCCCCGGGGCGACGACGCGGACCGGCGTCGCCGAGAGCGAGGACGGGAGCGACGTGCGTCGGAAGTAG